A part of Paraburkholderia largidicola genomic DNA contains:
- a CDS encoding pyridoxal-phosphate dependent enzyme, with translation MTLHIDTPLLESQPLSQHLGRRVLLKMDALQPPGSFKIRGIGYACEEHAKRGKRRFVSSSGGNAGIAVAYAGRVLSIPVTVVVPQSTGERAKDLIRLQGADVIVHGATWQEANAFALEQVGPDDAFIHPFDDPLLWHGHASMIDEVVRAGAKFDAVVLSVGGGGLMAGAIEGLRRNGLGHVPLIAVETEGASSLAQSVRAGQRIELPGITSVATSLGAKQVCEQAFTLTQTHPVECVVVSDKEAVDASRRFVDDHRVLVEPACGASLALVYRQTEALQRFESVLVIVCGGAATTIEQLERWHREMA, from the coding sequence ATGACACTGCACATCGACACCCCGCTTCTCGAATCCCAACCGCTCAGCCAACATCTGGGACGCCGCGTGCTGCTCAAGATGGACGCGCTGCAGCCGCCCGGCTCGTTCAAGATCCGCGGCATCGGCTACGCGTGTGAAGAGCATGCAAAGCGCGGCAAGCGCCGCTTCGTGTCGTCGTCGGGCGGCAACGCGGGCATCGCGGTCGCATACGCGGGCCGCGTGCTGTCGATTCCCGTCACGGTCGTCGTGCCGCAAAGCACGGGCGAGCGCGCCAAGGATCTGATCCGTCTGCAAGGCGCGGACGTGATCGTGCACGGCGCGACCTGGCAGGAAGCCAACGCGTTCGCGCTCGAACAGGTCGGTCCCGACGATGCCTTCATCCATCCGTTCGACGATCCGCTCTTGTGGCACGGCCATGCGTCGATGATCGACGAGGTCGTGCGCGCGGGCGCGAAGTTCGACGCCGTCGTGCTGTCGGTGGGCGGTGGCGGGTTGATGGCGGGTGCAATCGAGGGCTTGCGGCGTAACGGTCTCGGCCATGTGCCGCTGATCGCAGTCGAAACGGAAGGTGCATCGTCGCTTGCGCAATCGGTGCGCGCGGGTCAGCGGATCGAATTGCCGGGCATCACCAGCGTCGCGACGTCGCTGGGCGCGAAGCAGGTCTGCGAGCAGGCCTTCACGCTCACGCAGACGCATCCCGTCGAATGCGTGGTGGTGTCGGACAAGGAAGCCGTGGATGCGTCGCGCCGGTTCGTCGACGATCACCGCGTGCTCGTCGAGCCCGCGTGCGGCGCGAGCCTTGCGCTTGTCTATCGGCAGACGGAAGCGTTACAGCGTTTTGAAAGCGTGCTCGTGATCGTGTGCGGCGGCGCGGCCACGACCATCGAGCAACTGGAGCGCTGGCATCGTGAGATGGCGTGA
- a CDS encoding cytochrome P450 has product MKFTDLSSPAYFDNPYPFYEGIRSAGAFVPLAPSIMLTGRHAVIDALLPDRRMGKTYMPSVVARYGESAREQPVFQALERTFLMMNPPTHTRLRALLMKAFNARQIETLRTIAEETTDSLIDAMQGKSEVDLVSEFAMPLPLQIICRLLDVPVEDGARFGDAASLLVSAFDLAPLSAEALAHANQAALDLEQYFRAVVAQRRAAPGHDIVSSLIQAEEGGERLSEDEIISNVILLFVAGHETTSNMLGNALIALHRHPAQLEKLHRAPSLVSKAVAECARYDTAVQMVVRTAFDDIDVDGQTLPRGSIVFMLLGSANRDPERFDAPDTLDIGREPSGHLLTFGAGIHYCLGARLAMMELEIALHKLLTRLPQLRLTNLDALQWRRRNNLRGVETLIAAL; this is encoded by the coding sequence ATGAAATTCACCGATCTGTCATCGCCTGCCTATTTCGACAATCCTTATCCGTTCTATGAAGGCATCCGCAGCGCGGGCGCCTTCGTGCCGCTCGCGCCCAGCATCATGCTGACGGGACGTCACGCCGTCATTGACGCGCTGCTGCCCGACCGACGCATGGGCAAGACGTACATGCCGAGCGTGGTCGCGCGCTACGGCGAGAGCGCGCGTGAGCAGCCGGTGTTTCAGGCGCTCGAACGCACGTTCCTGATGATGAACCCGCCCACGCACACGCGCCTGCGCGCGCTGCTGATGAAGGCGTTCAATGCACGGCAGATCGAAACGCTGCGCACCATCGCGGAAGAAACGACGGACAGTCTGATCGACGCGATGCAAGGCAAAAGCGAAGTGGATCTCGTCAGCGAGTTCGCGATGCCGCTGCCGTTGCAGATCATCTGCAGGCTGCTGGATGTACCTGTCGAGGATGGCGCGCGCTTCGGCGACGCGGCGAGCCTGCTGGTGTCCGCATTCGATCTCGCACCGCTGTCGGCCGAGGCGCTCGCGCACGCGAATCAGGCGGCGCTCGATCTCGAGCAGTATTTCCGCGCGGTGGTCGCGCAACGGCGCGCCGCGCCCGGCCATGACATCGTGTCGTCGCTGATTCAGGCGGAAGAGGGCGGCGAGCGGTTGTCGGAAGACGAGATCATCTCGAACGTGATCTTGCTGTTCGTCGCGGGACACGAGACCACGTCGAACATGCTCGGCAACGCGCTGATCGCGCTGCATCGGCATCCGGCGCAACTGGAAAAGCTGCATCGCGCCCCGTCGCTGGTGTCGAAGGCCGTGGCCGAATGCGCGCGCTACGACACGGCCGTGCAGATGGTGGTGCGCACCGCGTTCGACGATATCGACGTCGACGGACAGACGCTGCCGCGCGGCTCGATCGTCTTCATGCTGCTTGGTTCGGCCAATCGCGACCCGGAACGTTTCGACGCACCGGATACGCTCGATATCGGCCGCGAGCCGTCAGGCCATCTATTGACTTTCGGCGCGGGCATTCACTATTGCCTTGGCGCGCGCCTCGCGATGATGGAACTCGAAATCGCGCTGCACAAGCTGCTGACGCGGCTGCCGCAACTGCGTCTTACGAATCTCGATGCCTTGCAGTGGCGCAGGCGGAACAATCTGCGCGGAGTCGAGACGCTGATCGCCGCGCTGTAA
- a CDS encoding class II aldolase/adducin family protein encodes MEIMERDEHASAAMHPDEWQARVQLAACYRVFDMLGWTELIYNHITVRLPESVTGGAKQFLINPFGLHYSEVTARNLVKIDAQGRILDGSTYPVNPAGFTVHAALHEGIPDAHCVMHTHTTAGVAVACSEGGLQQTNFYSAQLHERIAYHDFEGITIHAEEGPRLVEHIGDRQAVILRNHGLLSWGTTLPQAFAILWTLNRACEIQVATFAMGRARPVPEAVAEQSSRDALQFDPRYGAGQDVFDALVRKVDRIDASYKD; translated from the coding sequence ATGGAGATCATGGAGCGGGACGAACATGCGTCCGCAGCAATGCATCCCGACGAATGGCAGGCGCGCGTTCAATTGGCCGCCTGTTACCGCGTCTTCGATATGCTGGGCTGGACCGAGCTGATCTACAACCACATCACGGTGCGCCTGCCCGAAAGCGTGACGGGTGGAGCGAAGCAATTCCTGATCAATCCATTCGGCCTGCATTACAGTGAAGTCACGGCGCGCAATCTGGTGAAGATCGATGCGCAAGGGCGCATTCTCGACGGCTCGACGTATCCGGTGAATCCCGCGGGTTTCACCGTGCACGCAGCGCTGCACGAAGGCATCCCCGATGCGCATTGCGTGATGCATACTCATACCACGGCGGGCGTGGCCGTCGCGTGCTCGGAAGGCGGCTTGCAGCAGACCAACTTCTACAGCGCGCAGTTGCATGAACGCATCGCGTATCACGACTTCGAAGGCATCACGATTCACGCCGAAGAAGGGCCGCGCCTCGTCGAACATATCGGTGACCGGCAGGCGGTGATTCTGCGCAATCACGGGTTGCTGTCGTGGGGCACGACCTTGCCGCAAGCGTTCGCGATTCTGTGGACGCTGAACCGCGCCTGCGAGATTCAGGTCGCGACGTTCGCGATGGGCCGCGCGCGGCCCGTGCCCGAAGCGGTCGCCGAGCAATCCTCGCGCGATGCGCTGCAATTCGACCCGCGCTACGGCGCGGGGCAGGACGTGTTCGATGCGCTGGTGCGCAAGGTCGATAGAATCGACGCCAGCTATAAGGATTGA
- a CDS encoding glutathione S-transferase family protein — translation MTLTLYAHPFSSYCQKALTALYENGTPFDYRRLDEPGAMDELAARWPIRRFPLLVDEGRTIPEATVIIEHLGLHHPGPVQLLPDDPRAALEVRFMDRFFDNYIATPQQKIVFDSLPDESERDARGVADARALLDVAYAWLDNTMKDREWAAGERFSLADCGAAPFLFYADWTHRIDPQFEFVIGYRKRLLKRPSFARAVEEARPYRHLFPLGMPERD, via the coding sequence ATGACCTTGACGCTCTACGCCCATCCGTTTTCTTCGTACTGCCAGAAGGCGCTGACCGCGCTCTACGAGAACGGCACGCCGTTCGATTACCGCCGGCTCGACGAACCCGGCGCGATGGATGAACTCGCCGCGCGCTGGCCGATCCGGCGTTTTCCACTGCTCGTCGACGAAGGCCGCACGATTCCCGAGGCGACCGTCATCATCGAGCACCTCGGTCTGCATCATCCCGGCCCCGTCCAACTGCTTCCCGACGATCCGCGCGCGGCGCTCGAAGTACGTTTCATGGATCGTTTCTTCGACAACTACATCGCCACGCCGCAGCAGAAGATCGTCTTCGACAGCCTGCCCGACGAGAGCGAGCGCGACGCACGCGGTGTCGCCGATGCGCGCGCACTGCTCGACGTCGCGTATGCGTGGCTCGACAACACGATGAAAGACCGCGAATGGGCGGCCGGCGAGCGCTTTAGTCTCGCGGATTGCGGCGCCGCGCCGTTTCTTTTCTATGCCGACTGGACGCACCGGATCGATCCGCAGTTCGAATTCGTGATCGGGTATCGCAAGCGGCTGTTGAAACGGCCTTCGTTTGCGCGCGCCGTCGAAGAAGCGCGGCCGTATCGCCATCTGTTTCCGCTCGGCATGCCGGAGCGCGACTGA
- a CDS encoding ABC transporter ATP-binding protein yields MASKKLDFGAQAFRSVLGFTFHHWRKQPVRVVGIALFALSAALADVLTPLFAGRLVDALASGSSLGKDVASHPALVAFGVLIALGIGGTLLRQLVYRSIIVMTLTMMSAICANAFHRVQRFSTDWHANSFAGSTVRKITRGIWALDLLNDTLLIALLPSLLMLAGSTVLLGFHWPVMGIVVGVGSLTYVVVTVALSLGYVAPAARLGNLWDTRMGGALADAVSCNAVVKAFGAEEREESRLDRVIAKWRQRTRRTWQRGTTNGGVQGGMLALMQAAILGAALLLWLHDEASVGDITYALTTFFVLQGYLRDVGMHVRNLQRSVNDMEELVALEREPLGIEDKAGAPAIDIRQGEIRFEHVTFRYGAQRTALYNDFSLRIAPGERIGLVGHSGSGKTTFIKLIQRLYDIDEGRITIDGQNIADVRQASLRQHIAIVQQEPVLFHRSLAENIAYARPGASFDDIVQAAKLASAHEFIDALPHGYDTLVGERGVKLSGGERQRVAIARAFLADAPILIFDEATSSLDSESEVLIQQAMERLMVGRTTLVVAHRLSTVRALDRLLVLDKGRVVEEGSHEQLIRIDGGVYRRLFERQALELTKGLLDDGPAQGSARIASDASLIAGK; encoded by the coding sequence ATGGCTAGCAAAAAACTCGACTTTGGCGCGCAAGCGTTCAGAAGCGTTCTCGGCTTCACTTTCCATCACTGGCGCAAGCAGCCCGTGCGCGTCGTCGGCATTGCGCTGTTCGCGCTGTCGGCCGCGTTGGCGGACGTGCTGACGCCGCTCTTCGCGGGCCGTCTGGTCGATGCGCTCGCATCGGGCAGCTCGCTCGGCAAGGACGTCGCGTCGCATCCGGCGCTGGTCGCGTTCGGCGTGCTGATCGCGCTCGGCATCGGCGGCACGTTGCTGCGGCAACTGGTCTATCGCAGCATCATCGTGATGACGCTGACGATGATGAGCGCAATCTGCGCGAACGCGTTTCACCGCGTACAGCGCTTTTCGACCGACTGGCATGCGAACAGCTTCGCCGGCTCGACGGTGCGCAAGATCACGCGCGGCATCTGGGCGCTCGACCTGCTCAACGACACGCTGCTGATCGCGCTGCTGCCTTCGCTGCTGATGCTCGCCGGATCGACGGTGCTGCTCGGCTTTCACTGGCCCGTGATGGGCATCGTGGTGGGCGTCGGCTCGCTCACGTATGTCGTGGTGACGGTCGCGCTGTCGCTCGGCTATGTCGCGCCCGCCGCGCGTCTCGGCAATCTGTGGGACACGCGCATGGGCGGCGCGCTCGCCGACGCCGTCAGCTGCAACGCCGTGGTCAAGGCATTCGGCGCGGAAGAACGCGAGGAAAGCCGGCTCGACCGCGTGATCGCCAAGTGGCGGCAGCGCACGCGCCGCACGTGGCAGCGCGGCACCACCAATGGCGGCGTGCAGGGCGGCATGCTGGCGCTGATGCAGGCGGCCATTCTCGGCGCGGCGCTGCTGCTGTGGCTGCACGACGAAGCGAGCGTCGGCGACATCACGTATGCGCTGACCACGTTCTTCGTGCTGCAAGGCTATCTGCGCGATGTCGGAATGCACGTGCGCAATCTGCAACGCTCGGTCAACGACATGGAGGAACTCGTTGCGCTCGAACGCGAGCCGCTTGGCATCGAAGACAAGGCGGGCGCGCCCGCCATCGATATCCGGCAAGGCGAGATCCGCTTCGAGCACGTCACGTTCCGCTATGGCGCGCAACGCACGGCGCTCTACAACGACTTCTCGCTGCGCATCGCGCCGGGCGAGCGGATCGGCCTCGTTGGACATTCGGGCTCGGGCAAGACGACGTTCATCAAGCTGATCCAGCGCCTGTACGATATCGACGAAGGCCGCATTACGATCGACGGGCAGAACATCGCCGACGTGCGGCAGGCCTCGCTGCGGCAGCACATCGCGATCGTGCAGCAGGAACCCGTGTTGTTCCACCGCTCGCTGGCGGAGAACATCGCGTACGCGCGGCCCGGCGCATCGTTCGATGACATCGTGCAGGCAGCGAAGCTGGCCAGCGCGCACGAGTTCATCGACGCGTTGCCGCATGGCTACGACACGCTGGTCGGCGAGCGCGGCGTCAAGCTGTCGGGCGGCGAGCGTCAGCGGGTCGCGATCGCGCGGGCGTTCCTCGCCGACGCGCCGATCCTGATCTTCGACGAAGCCACGTCGAGCCTCGACAGCGAAAGCGAGGTGCTGATCCAGCAGGCGATGGAACGGCTGATGGTCGGACGCACGACGCTCGTCGTCGCGCACCGGCTCTCGACGGTCCGCGCGCTCGACCGGCTGCTGGTGCTCGACAAGGGCCGTGTAGTCGAGGAAGGCAGCCACGAGCAACTGATCCGGATCGACGGCGGCGTGTATCGTCGGCTGTTTGAGCGCCAGGCGCTGGAGTTGACCAAGGGTCTGCTCGACGATGGACCCGCGCAAGGCAGCGCGCGGATTGCCAGCGACGCGAGCCTGATCGCGGGCAAGTAA
- a CDS encoding FprA family A-type flavoprotein — translation MTVTNAVSGTNVHEVADGIYRINTPVFFEGGPGGFSFNQYLIVDGAPLLFHTGPRKMFALVREAVASVLPPERLRHIAFSHVEADECGSLNEWLAAAPEAQPLCSGIAKLVSIDDLADRPARGLEDSETVDLGRHRLRWLATPHLPHAWECGMLFDETTQTLLCGDLFTQGGAQSPAVTGADILGPSEAFRRSMDYYSHTKHGDAMLERLAALEPHTLACMHGSAWQGDGAALLRALAVSLHE, via the coding sequence ATGACGGTCACCAATGCGGTGTCGGGCACCAACGTCCATGAAGTCGCGGACGGCATTTACCGGATCAACACGCCTGTGTTCTTCGAGGGCGGGCCGGGCGGGTTCTCTTTCAACCAGTATCTGATCGTCGACGGCGCGCCGCTGCTGTTCCATACCGGCCCGCGCAAGATGTTCGCGCTCGTGCGCGAAGCCGTGGCGTCCGTGTTGCCGCCCGAACGGCTGCGGCACATCGCGTTCTCGCATGTCGAAGCGGACGAGTGCGGCTCGCTCAACGAATGGCTTGCCGCCGCGCCCGAGGCGCAGCCGCTGTGCAGCGGCATCGCCAAGCTGGTGTCCATCGACGATCTCGCCGACCGGCCCGCGCGCGGTCTCGAAGACAGCGAGACCGTCGATCTCGGCCGCCACCGGCTGCGCTGGCTCGCGACGCCGCATCTGCCGCACGCATGGGAATGCGGGATGCTGTTCGACGAGACGACCCAGACGCTGCTGTGCGGCGATCTGTTCACGCAGGGCGGTGCGCAATCGCCCGCCGTGACGGGTGCCGACATTCTCGGTCCAAGCGAGGCGTTCCGGCGCAGCATGGACTACTACTCCCATACGAAACACGGCGACGCGATGCTGGAGCGGCTCGCGGCACTCGAACCGCATACGCTTGCGTGCATGCACGGCAGCGCGTGGCAAGGCGACGGCGCAGCGCTGCTGCGCGCGCTGGCGGTGTCTCTGCACGAGTGA
- a CDS encoding MBL fold metallo-hydrolase, producing MPLPFRSRLACAAIVLSAASANWAVGAQQPDPTPDRLAASGIHHAPRTDNGYENNDGPLARGSVWKWRWNRWTHGLPPAPANGYAFPVDHPDVAWIKANRSDDTMTWIGHATALLQINGVNVITDPMFSERASPFTFAGPKRRVPPGLALDELPHIDVVLISHSHYDHLDTASVEALNAQPGGPPLFLVPLGIKDWLAKKGITNAQELDWGDETSVAGLDFWFVPATHWSARSLTDRNETLWGGWVVKTPAGAAHPFSVYFAGDTGYSNDFKRIGDAFGCVDLALIPVGAYEPHWFMGPQHVDPQQAVQIFQDVHAKKAIGIHWGTFELTDEALDEPPKKLAEATHEAGLPDDAFTVLHHGQMIRLDASVDSHSTCSR from the coding sequence ATGCCACTTCCGTTCCGCTCGCGCCTCGCCTGCGCCGCCATCGTTCTGAGCGCCGCGTCGGCGAATTGGGCCGTCGGCGCGCAACAGCCCGACCCAACGCCCGACAGGCTCGCCGCGAGCGGCATCCATCACGCGCCGCGGACCGACAACGGCTACGAGAACAACGACGGCCCGCTCGCGCGCGGCTCGGTGTGGAAATGGCGCTGGAACCGCTGGACGCACGGCTTGCCGCCAGCGCCCGCGAACGGCTACGCGTTTCCCGTCGATCACCCCGATGTCGCGTGGATCAAGGCGAACCGCAGCGACGACACGATGACGTGGATCGGCCACGCGACGGCCTTGCTGCAGATCAACGGCGTTAACGTGATCACCGATCCGATGTTTTCGGAACGCGCATCGCCTTTCACGTTCGCCGGGCCGAAGCGGCGCGTGCCGCCCGGTCTCGCGCTCGACGAGCTGCCGCATATCGACGTCGTGCTGATTTCGCACAGCCATTACGACCACCTCGATACCGCGAGCGTCGAGGCTTTGAACGCGCAGCCTGGCGGGCCGCCGCTCTTTCTCGTGCCGCTCGGCATCAAGGACTGGCTCGCGAAAAAAGGCATCACGAATGCGCAGGAACTGGACTGGGGCGACGAAACCAGCGTTGCCGGTCTCGACTTCTGGTTCGTCCCGGCGACGCACTGGTCCGCGCGCAGCCTCACCGATCGCAACGAGACGCTGTGGGGCGGCTGGGTCGTGAAGACGCCAGCGGGCGCCGCTCATCCGTTCTCCGTGTACTTCGCGGGCGACACCGGCTACTCGAACGACTTCAAGCGGATCGGCGACGCATTCGGCTGCGTCGATCTCGCGTTGATTCCCGTCGGCGCATACGAGCCGCACTGGTTCATGGGACCTCAGCACGTGGACCCGCAGCAGGCCGTGCAGATTTTCCAGGACGTGCACGCCAAAAAAGCGATCGGAATTCACTGGGGCACGTTCGAACTGACCGACGAGGCGCTCGACGAGCCACCGAAAAAACTCGCCGAAGCGACCCATGAAGCCGGCCTGCCCGACGACGCATTCACGGTTCTGCATCACGGCCAGATGATCCGCCTCGACGCATCGGTCGATTCACACTCGACGTGCTCGCGCTAA
- a CDS encoding phytoene/squalene synthase family protein: protein MSSSTRAFLLGPLLKGVSRSFYLTLRILPAGMRDPIGLAYLLARAADTIADTALIPPEQRLALLLALRDQVNGATDDGELARRLANEVAGQQTQSDEKVLLESIAPALDVLQQLDAADRAAVREIVTTLTTGMEFDLRTFPDERSGRIVALREWDELDRYTYLVAGCVGEFWTKMTYMHLPGTLKTGEATMLERGVRFGKALQMTNVLRDCGKDLRIGRCYLPSTMLDRFGLTPQMLLEPQASQRAQPLMHELVRQSLDHFRAALDYTLAIPRFSLRLRLACVWPIVIGLETMLLLVDNAHWLEPAKVSKIQRKQVYGILARSLPVSVSDAGLRSWIEGLIGAIESRIGVR, encoded by the coding sequence ATGTCCAGTTCCACTCGGGCCTTTTTGCTGGGTCCGTTGCTCAAAGGGGTTTCCCGTTCCTTCTATCTGACGCTGCGCATTCTGCCTGCCGGCATGCGCGATCCCATCGGGCTCGCGTATCTGCTCGCGCGCGCCGCGGACACGATCGCCGATACCGCGCTGATTCCGCCCGAGCAGCGGCTCGCGCTGCTGCTTGCGTTGCGTGATCAGGTCAACGGCGCGACCGACGACGGCGAGCTTGCCCGGCGTCTCGCGAACGAAGTGGCGGGGCAGCAGACGCAATCGGATGAAAAGGTGCTGCTCGAATCGATTGCACCCGCGCTCGACGTGCTCCAGCAACTCGACGCGGCCGACCGCGCCGCTGTGCGCGAGATCGTCACGACATTGACGACGGGCATGGAATTCGACCTGCGCACCTTCCCCGACGAACGCTCGGGCCGTATCGTCGCGCTGCGCGAATGGGACGAACTGGATCGCTACACGTATCTGGTCGCGGGTTGCGTCGGCGAGTTCTGGACGAAGATGACCTACATGCATCTGCCCGGCACGCTGAAGACCGGCGAGGCCACGATGCTGGAGCGCGGCGTACGCTTCGGCAAGGCGCTGCAGATGACCAACGTGCTGCGCGATTGCGGCAAGGATTTGCGCATCGGCCGCTGCTACCTGCCGTCCACGATGCTCGATCGCTTCGGCCTGACGCCGCAGATGCTGCTTGAGCCGCAAGCCTCGCAGCGCGCGCAACCGTTGATGCACGAACTGGTGCGCCAGTCGCTCGATCACTTCCGCGCGGCGCTCGACTACACGCTCGCCATTCCGCGCTTCTCGCTGCGTTTGCGCCTCGCGTGCGTGTGGCCGATCGTGATCGGACTCGAAACGATGTTGCTGCTGGTCGATAACGCGCATTGGCTGGAGCCTGCAAAGGTGTCGAAGATCCAGCGCAAGCAGGTGTACGGCATTCTCGCGCGCTCGCTGCCCGTGTCGGTGTCGGATGCGGGGCTGCGCAGCTGGATCGAAGGGCTGATCGGCGCGATCGAATCGCGCATCGGCGTTCGATAG
- a CDS encoding 2-dehydropantoate 2-reductase yields the protein MKVCIYGAGAIGGWMGVKLAQAGCDVSVVARGATLDALREHGLRLKENGETHAVRVQASDKPEALGVQDLVIVAVKAPGMAAVAQHIAPLLGANTLVLTAMNGVPWWFCAGLHGEFAGARLASVDPDGSIAAAIPAERTLGCVVHASCRVDAPGVVAHHQGRGLIVGEATGRASERVVSLVELLRKAGFDASATDQIQRDVWYKLWGNMTMNPISAITGATTDKILSDPLARDFVTRVMLEAKAIGARFGIPIEQAPEDRHAVTLKLGAMRTSMLQDVEAGKAVELDALVGAVCELGQLTGVDAPYANALFGLARLHARVRGLYPLD from the coding sequence ATGAAGGTCTGCATTTACGGCGCCGGCGCGATCGGCGGATGGATGGGTGTGAAGCTCGCGCAGGCGGGCTGCGACGTGAGCGTGGTCGCGCGCGGCGCGACGCTCGACGCGTTGCGTGAACACGGCCTGCGTCTGAAGGAAAACGGCGAGACGCATGCGGTCCGCGTGCAGGCGAGCGACAAACCGGAAGCGCTCGGTGTGCAGGATCTCGTGATCGTCGCGGTCAAGGCGCCCGGCATGGCCGCCGTCGCGCAGCATATCGCGCCGCTGCTCGGCGCGAATACGCTCGTGCTGACGGCAATGAACGGCGTGCCGTGGTGGTTCTGCGCGGGCTTGCATGGCGAATTCGCGGGCGCGCGCCTCGCTTCCGTCGATCCCGACGGCTCGATTGCCGCTGCGATTCCCGCTGAGCGCACGCTCGGATGCGTCGTGCATGCAAGCTGCCGCGTCGATGCGCCCGGCGTCGTCGCGCACCATCAGGGGCGTGGCCTGATCGTCGGCGAAGCGACGGGGCGCGCGAGCGAGCGCGTGGTGTCGCTCGTCGAACTGCTGCGCAAGGCCGGCTTCGATGCGAGCGCGACGGATCAGATCCAGCGCGACGTCTGGTACAAGCTGTGGGGCAACATGACGATGAACCCCATCAGCGCCATCACGGGTGCGACCACCGACAAGATCCTGAGCGACCCGCTCGCGCGCGATTTCGTCACGCGCGTGATGCTCGAAGCGAAAGCCATCGGCGCGCGCTTCGGCATCCCCATCGAGCAGGCGCCCGAAGATCGCCACGCCGTTACGCTGAAACTCGGCGCGATGCGCACGTCGATGCTGCAGGACGTGGAAGCGGGCAAGGCAGTCGAACTCGATGCGCTGGTCGGCGCGGTGTGCGAACTGGGCCAGCTGACGGGCGTCGACGCGCCTTATGCGAATGCGCTGTTTGGGCTGGCTCGTCTGCACGCTCGGGTGCGTGGGCTGTATCCTCTCGACTGA
- a CDS encoding DUF899 family protein yields the protein MSSASSLVPATELAKRNGRHYPNESVEYRRARDALLAEEIELRRHIERVAEQRRALPPGGEVTGDYRFTGETGPVDLAGLFGDKDTLVIYSYMFGPQRERPCPMCTSLLSAWDGEARDMAQRIALAVVARSPIERLVAFKKERGWRDLKLYSDVNGEYSRDFGAISDDGGDDAAFQVFTRRDGTIRHFYAAEMGFPTVDPGQDPRGAPDLMPMWTIFDMTPEGRDPHWYPKLDYAR from the coding sequence ATGTCGTCTGCATCTTCTCTCGTGCCCGCCACTGAGCTGGCGAAGCGCAACGGCCGGCACTATCCGAACGAGAGCGTCGAATACCGGCGCGCCCGCGACGCGCTGCTCGCGGAGGAAATCGAACTGCGCCGTCATATCGAACGCGTCGCCGAGCAGCGCCGCGCGCTGCCGCCGGGCGGCGAGGTGACGGGCGATTACCGCTTTACCGGCGAAACGGGGCCCGTCGATCTCGCCGGGCTGTTCGGCGACAAGGACACGCTCGTGATCTACAGCTATATGTTCGGGCCGCAGCGCGAGCGGCCGTGTCCGATGTGCACGTCGCTGCTGAGCGCGTGGGATGGCGAGGCGCGCGACATGGCGCAGCGCATCGCGCTGGCTGTGGTCGCGCGTTCGCCGATCGAGCGGCTCGTGGCATTCAAAAAGGAGCGCGGCTGGCGCGATCTGAAGCTCTATTCGGACGTGAACGGTGAGTACAGCCGCGACTTCGGCGCGATCTCCGACGACGGTGGCGACGACGCGGCGTTTCAGGTTTTCACGCGCCGCGACGGTACGATCCGGCATTTTTACGCGGCTGAAATGGGCTTCCCGACTGTCGATCCCGGTCAGGACCCGCGCGGCGCGCCGGATCTGATGCCGATGTGGACGATCTTCGACATGACGCCCGAAGGGCGCGATCCGCATTGGTATCCGAAGCTCGATTACGCGCGGTGA
- a CDS encoding DOPA 4,5-dioxygenase family protein: MTAIASWHAHVYFDQATRDAAWTLRETIEAQFHGRFEMGRFHERPVGPHPMWSYQLAFGPELLAELFGWLALNHGALDVFIHPNTGNALRDHRDCAAWIGRSYPLNLAALGG, from the coding sequence ATGACGGCAATCGCCAGCTGGCACGCGCATGTGTACTTCGATCAGGCGACGCGCGACGCCGCATGGACGCTGCGCGAGACCATCGAAGCGCAGTTTCACGGCAGATTCGAAATGGGGCGTTTTCACGAGCGTCCCGTCGGCCCGCATCCGATGTGGTCGTATCAGCTTGCGTTCGGCCCCGAGCTTCTCGCGGAGCTGTTCGGATGGCTCGCGCTCAATCACGGCGCGCTCGACGTCTTCATCCACCCGAACACGGGCAACGCGCTGCGCGATCACCGCGATTGCGCGGCGTGGATTGGGCGCTCCTATCCGTTGAATCTCGCCGCGCTCGGCGGTTAG